From the genome of Variovorax sp. RA8, one region includes:
- a CDS encoding CII family transcriptional regulator — MSASSSTVQERARKTQVTILRALQEPGRQVALATSMGISESTVSRMKNDQLEQFSELLAHLGLKVVNQEMQCFPPDQIQALLTLSKVHLASIERPDQLIWE; from the coding sequence ATGTCGGCATCGTCTTCCACCGTCCAAGAAAGAGCACGCAAGACGCAAGTGACGATCTTGCGCGCGCTGCAAGAGCCCGGAAGGCAGGTTGCGCTCGCGACCTCCATGGGCATCAGCGAATCGACGGTCAGCAGGATGAAGAACGACCAGCTGGAGCAATTCAGCGAGCTCCTGGCCCATCTAGGCCTCAAGGTCGTCAACCAAGAAATGCAATGTTTTCCGCCGGACCAGATACAGGCGTTGCTAACCCTGTCGAAGGTCCACCTGGCCAGCATCGAGCGGCCGGATCAGCTCATCTGGGAGTGA